One stretch of bacterium DNA includes these proteins:
- a CDS encoding CoA transferase produces the protein MTAPLEGLRVLDLSRVLAGPFCSMMLGDMGAEVIKVEHPAGGDETRGWPPFYEGGESSYFQSVNRNKKSLTLDLKSEAAREIIRDLVEKSDILIQNFRPGAIERLGFGQETCREWNPRLIYASVSGYGQDGPGFNRPAYDILMQGEGGLMSITGGPDTGPFKTGIAIADLTTALFAIQGILLAVIARGKTGKGQFIDMAIQDGQAALMSHAAGNFFATGTPPGRMGNRHPSISPYRDFACADGDMIVAAANDSLWDRFARAIGREDLADDPKWKLNADRVKGRDEIEGIIENILIEKPRAEWVQLIAAAGVPCGPVKTIAEVCADPQVRYREMVVEVAHARTGTLRMMGIPVKLSETPGAVRLPPPLHGEHTDEILTGLLGKSAAEVGALREKGII, from the coding sequence ATGACCGCACCGCTTGAAGGACTTCGCGTACTCGATCTCTCCCGCGTCCTCGCGGGGCCTTTCTGCTCCATGATGCTCGGGGACATGGGGGCGGAGGTCATCAAGGTCGAACACCCCGCCGGCGGGGACGAGACCCGCGGCTGGCCGCCCTTCTATGAGGGCGGGGAGAGCAGCTACTTCCAGTCGGTGAACCGGAACAAGAAAAGCCTCACCCTCGATCTGAAATCCGAGGCGGCGCGTGAGATCATCCGCGACCTCGTCGAAAAATCCGACATCCTGATCCAGAACTTCCGCCCCGGCGCCATCGAGCGCCTCGGCTTCGGCCAGGAGACCTGCCGCGAATGGAACCCCCGGCTCATCTACGCCTCGGTCTCGGGCTACGGCCAGGACGGCCCCGGCTTCAACCGGCCCGCCTACGACATCCTCATGCAGGGCGAGGGCGGCCTGATGAGCATCACCGGCGGACCCGATACCGGCCCCTTCAAGACCGGCATCGCCATCGCCGATCTCACCACCGCGCTGTTCGCCATTCAGGGCATCCTCCTCGCCGTCATCGCGCGCGGAAAAACGGGCAAGGGACAATTCATCGACATGGCGATCCAGGACGGGCAGGCCGCCCTGATGAGCCACGCCGCGGGCAACTTCTTCGCCACCGGCACCCCGCCCGGCCGGATGGGAAACCGCCATCCGAGCATCTCCCCCTACCGCGATTTCGCCTGTGCCGACGGCGACATGATCGTCGCGGCGGCGAACGACAGCCTGTGGGACCGCTTCGCCCGCGCCATCGGCCGGGAAGACCTCGCGGACGATCCCAAGTGGAAGCTGAACGCCGACCGGGTGAAGGGCCGCGATGAGATCGAGGGAATCATCGAAAACATCCTGATCGAAAAGCCCCGCGCCGAGTGGGTGCAGCTCATCGCGGCGGCGGGCGTGCCCTGCGGTCCGGTCAAGACCATCGCCGAGGTCTGCGCCGACCCGCAGGTACGCTACCGCGAGATGGTGGTCGAAGTGGCGCACGCCCGCACGGGCACCCTCCGGATGATGGGCATCCCCGTGAAGCTCTCCGAAACCCCCGGCGCGGTCCGCCTGCCGCCGCCGCTGCACGGGGAGCACACCGATGAGATTCTCACCGGCCTTCTGGGAAAGAGCGCGGCGGAGGTCGGGGCCCTGCGGGAGAAAGGGATCATCTGA
- a CDS encoding RDD family protein: MTTSSDTRLAPPSGGAPDYAGFWVRFFAYFIDGAIFVVLALIAGFILGLFLPARVIEDSPEFNVLYALIAIIIPWPYMCLMESSSKQATLGKMALGIIVTDLGGNRISLARATGRSFGKVVSALILNIGFLMAGFTRRKQALHDIMAGCLVVYKAPDPKDEEPDSPPASPEAPSAFFSKKD; this comes from the coding sequence ATGACCACTTCATCCGATACGCGCCTCGCGCCTCCATCCGGGGGCGCGCCGGATTACGCCGGCTTCTGGGTGCGCTTTTTCGCCTATTTCATCGACGGCGCGATCTTCGTCGTCCTCGCCCTCATCGCCGGGTTCATCCTCGGCCTCTTTCTGCCCGCGCGCGTCATCGAGGATTCGCCCGAATTCAACGTTCTCTACGCCCTCATCGCCATCATCATCCCCTGGCCCTACATGTGCCTGATGGAAAGCTCATCGAAGCAGGCGACCCTCGGCAAGATGGCGCTCGGGATCATCGTGACCGACCTCGGCGGCAACCGCATCTCCCTGGCGCGGGCCACCGGCCGCTCTTTCGGGAAGGTGGTCTCCGCCCTCATTCTCAACATCGGCTTCCTCATGGCCGGCTTCACCCGGCGGAAGCAGGCGCTCCACGACATCATGGCGGGCTGCCTCGTTGTCTACAAAGCGCCCGACCCGAAGGACGAGGAGCCGGATTCTCCGCCCGCATCGCCGGAGGCTCCCAGCGCCTTCTTCAGTAAAAAGGACTGA
- the cofG gene encoding 7,8-didemethyl-8-hydroxy-5-deazariboflavin synthase subunit CofG, whose protein sequence is MRTVTYSPNFTLATTTWCLDRCAYCSFRRDEPVLMSMEECVAAGQKAYDEGAVEALIMTGEGIDRHKRLRDQLKAWGYGSYAEYTAEICRRYLEIGLLPHTNIGTLEGWELELLKPYNVSMGVMVETTSERAHLLAHKAAPTKAPALRLATLEAAGRLAIPFTTGILIGIGEAPEERIEALAAIADLNRRYRHIQEVILQPLNPQAGTAMAGWPRPADAEVAALIPEMRRLMPGVHIQIPPNLIGDPTALLKAGADDIGGIAPEPDYINPDRPWPALDALEEALRKEDIALRPRMPIYDEYIAAGW, encoded by the coding sequence GTGCGGACTGTCACCTACTCCCCCAACTTCACCCTCGCCACCACTACCTGGTGCCTGGATCGGTGCGCCTACTGCAGCTTTAGGCGCGATGAACCGGTCCTGATGTCCATGGAAGAATGCGTGGCGGCCGGGCAGAAAGCCTACGATGAGGGCGCTGTCGAGGCCCTCATCATGACCGGCGAGGGGATCGACCGCCACAAGCGCCTCCGCGATCAGCTGAAAGCCTGGGGCTACGGCTCCTACGCCGAATACACCGCGGAGATCTGCAGGCGCTATCTGGAGATCGGCCTGCTCCCCCACACCAACATCGGCACGCTGGAGGGGTGGGAGCTCGAACTCCTCAAGCCCTACAACGTGAGCATGGGGGTGATGGTCGAAACGACCAGCGAGCGCGCCCATCTGCTCGCCCACAAAGCCGCGCCGACCAAAGCGCCCGCGCTCCGGCTCGCCACGCTGGAAGCGGCGGGGAGGCTCGCCATCCCCTTCACCACCGGCATCCTGATCGGCATCGGCGAGGCCCCCGAAGAGCGCATCGAAGCCCTCGCGGCCATCGCCGATCTGAACCGGCGCTACCGCCACATCCAGGAGGTCATCCTCCAGCCCCTCAACCCGCAGGCGGGCACCGCGATGGCCGGCTGGCCGCGCCCGGCGGACGCGGAGGTGGCCGCCCTCATCCCCGAGATGCGCCGCCTCATGCCGGGGGTGCACATCCAGATCCCGCCCAACCTGATCGGCGACCCGACCGCGCTCCTGAAGGCGGGGGCGGACGACATCGGCGGCATCGCCCCCGAGCCCGACTACATCAACCCCGATCGGCCCTGGCCCGCGCTCGATGCGCTCGAGGAAGCCCTCCGAAAAGAAGACATCGCGCTGCGCCCGAGGATGCCGATCTACGACGAGTACATCGCGGCCGGCTGGTG